A window of the Desulfovibrio sp. UIB00 genome harbors these coding sequences:
- a CDS encoding DNA alkylation repair protein — protein MSIGVAGSAMTISSTRLVQLNSGQDASKNLAEGLAVDFAALMAVALPQVDVSLLGEMRAAASLGISKRMLLAGELVHRAVGAQGLARFAVHRSDTVRGWICYALAHEHTLHSPAEPLEDLLEAVRPFADDAHFGVREWAWMAVRPHLAKQPERALSHLAGWTADPSERVRRFASESTRPRGVWCAHLNILKENPALGLPVLDPLQADPSTYVQDSVGNWLNDAAKSQPQWVSELCDAWLAQNPGKATARICKRALRSLHKK, from the coding sequence GTGAGCATTGGTGTCGCCGGGAGTGCCATGACCATTTCTTCCACGCGTCTGGTCCAGCTCAACAGCGGGCAGGACGCTTCTAAAAATCTGGCAGAGGGGCTGGCGGTGGATTTTGCCGCCCTGATGGCTGTTGCCTTGCCGCAGGTTGATGTCTCATTGCTGGGCGAAATGCGCGCTGCCGCATCCCTTGGGATTTCAAAGCGCATGCTGCTGGCTGGCGAGCTGGTGCACCGGGCCGTGGGCGCGCAGGGATTGGCAAGGTTTGCCGTGCACAGGTCGGATACTGTTCGGGGTTGGATATGTTATGCTCTGGCGCACGAGCATACCCTGCATTCTCCGGCGGAGCCGCTGGAAGATCTGCTGGAAGCCGTGCGTCCCTTTGCGGATGATGCACATTTTGGCGTGCGTGAATGGGCATGGATGGCTGTGCGACCTCATCTGGCAAAGCAGCCGGAACGCGCCCTAAGCCACCTCGCAGGCTGGACCGCCGACCCATCGGAAAGGGTGCGCCGTTTTGCCAGCGAAAGCACCCGCCCGCGCGGCGTGTGGTGTGCCCACCTGAATATCCTCAAGGAGAATCCGGCGCTGGGCTTGCCTGTTCTTGACCCCTTGCAGGCTGACCCCTCCACCTATGTGCAGGACAGCGTGGGCAACTGGCTTAACGATGCCGCCAAATCACAACCACAGTGGGTGAGCGAGCTCTGCGATGCGTGGCTCGCGCAAAATCCGGGTAAGGCGACCGCGCGCATCTGCAAAAGAGCGCTTCGCAGCCTGCATAAAAAATAG
- a CDS encoding helix-turn-helix domain-containing protein — MSGKVFEYMAIMDRIKNVTQCRTQQELAQFFDVSQSCISDSKKRLAIPSKWLLSLLKKKGINPEWVQKGVGPKFLLPYDEDRGAVCSIYARTPDKCPLQHIVSDIGKLVTRAEGMGRSA, encoded by the coding sequence ATGAGTGGAAAGGTATTTGAGTACATGGCCATTATGGACCGCATCAAGAATGTCACCCAATGCAGAACCCAACAGGAACTTGCGCAGTTTTTTGATGTTTCCCAATCTTGCATTTCTGATTCCAAAAAGCGGCTGGCTATCCCTTCCAAGTGGCTGCTCAGCCTGCTGAAGAAAAAGGGCATCAACCCTGAATGGGTTCAGAAAGGCGTTGGCCCGAAGTTTTTGCTTCCCTACGATGAAGACAGGGGAGCCGTGTGCAGCATTTATGCTAGAACGCCCGACAAGTGTCCGCTGCAACATATTGTTTCGGACATCGGCAAGCTGGTTACACGGGCTGAGGGTATGGGGCGTAGCGCGTAG